The Cicer arietinum cultivar CDC Frontier isolate Library 1 chromosome 1, Cicar.CDCFrontier_v2.0, whole genome shotgun sequence genome contains the following window.
attggccacaattatactaATTCTTATTGTTATTGATTTATTTcttcggtttcttttctattcaattgatcaccattatactgatttttatgaccatcaatccatttcttttctgtttttttttttcatttattttgatcatcattacattgatttttattaccttcaattcatttcttttcagtttcctttatttttatttcttattttttttttaatattttagaaaagagTCTGAACcagaattagaggcaaacaagaattgaaaacacttgtgattgtcTAATGTTTATagccctaattatttatttctaattttatatttcttcacatatatttatatatttattattattattattattattattattattattattatcattattattatcattattattattattattaattccttttttaataaaaagtaaaaagtaaataaaaatcggacaaaattaggtgtcaacagctGCCTCTCTTTACTTAGAATTTACTTGAGAAGAATtcgagtcgttttcccgacttcaagatgcgagtcattttctcggcttcgggtgcgagtcgttttcccggcttcaacatgcgggtcattttctcggcttcgaatgaatgaatgaatgaatgaatgaacgaatgaatgaatgaatgattgaATGaacgaatgaatgaatgaatgattgaATGaacgaatgaatgaatgaatgattgaATGaacgaatgaatgaatgaatgattgaATGaacgaatgaatgaatgaatgattgaATGaacgaatgaatgaatgaatgattgaATGaacgaatgaatgaatgaatgattgaATGaacgaatgaatgaatgaatgattgaATGaacgaatgaatgaatgaatgattgaATGaacgaatgaatgaatgaatgattgaATGaacgaatgaatgaatgaatgattgaATGaacgaatgaatgaatgaatgattgaATGaacgaatgaatgaatgaatgattgaATGaacgaatgaatgaatgaatgattgaATGaacgaatgaatgaatgaatgattgaATGaacgaatgaatgaatgaatgattgaATGaacgaatgaatgaatgaatgattgaATGaacgaatgaatgaatgaatgattgaATGaacgaatgaatgaatgaatgattgaATGaacgaatgaatgaatgaatgattgaATGaacgaatgaatgaatgaatgattgaATGaacgaatgaatgaatgaatgattgaATGaacgaatgaatgaatgaatgattgaATGaacgaatgaatgaatgaatgattgaATGaacgaatgaatgaatgaatgaatgaatgaatgaatgaatgaatgaatgaatgaatgaatgaatgaatgaatgaatgaatgaatgaatgaatgttaGGTGGAAGACCCAACTTGGTTACTAGTAATTCAAAGGTAGATTGTACTAACTTCTCATGCCATAATCTGATCCATATTGTTCATTTTGTCTTTTCGAGTTTATATTCTTTGctcttgtttttgttgttgtttttcttcttctctcaggTCGCTCTTTTGGGTTTTCAACCTAACAGGTATTTTGtttaccctaatttttgcctaggtttccctttcaggttttcaacctagcgggtttcttttttttttccctagtttttgcctaggtcgccctttcaggttttcaacctagcggatatattttttttgtaccctaatttttgcctaggttgccTTTTCATATTTTCAACCTAATGGGTATTCATTATTTAAGCATAATACTTTTTTATGGCGTCTGAGTTTACAGGAAGAGCTAAATCTTTTCCATCCATATTCGTAAGGATCAAAGCTCAACCTATGAAAGCTTTCTTCACGATGTATGGGCCCTCATAGTTAGGAGTCCATTTCCCACGATAATCCTTTTGAATGGGTAAGATTTTTTTCAGCACCAGATCTCCTTCCCAGAATTCTCGAGGAcgtatttttttctcatatgCTTTTTTCagtcttttctgatataattgcccatggcataaggccgccaaccttttttcttcaatcaaattcaattgatcAAAACATGTTTGTACCCATTCTGACTCCTCTAGTTTAGCTTCCATTAATACTCTTAGCGAGGGGATTTCTTCTTCAATAGGTAGCACAGCCTCCATCCACATACTAAGGAAAAAGGGGTTGCCCCAGTTGAAGTGCGTAACGAAGTATGATACCCGTGTAGTGCAAACGACAACATCTCATGCCAATCTTTGTATGTTATAACCATtttctgaataatttttttgatgtttttatttgctACTTCAACTGCACCATTCATTTTTTATCTGTACGGGGACGAGTTGtggtgttgaattttaaagGTGACACACAATTCatccatcattttgttatttagattTGTGGCATTGCAGTTAATGATCTTGCTTGGTAGACCATAACAACATATTAATTccctttttataaatttgactaCCACATTTTTGGTTACATTGGCGTATGAAGCGGCCTCTACCCATTTGGTAAAGTAATCCATTGCCACCAAGATGAAGCGATGTCCATTTGATGCTTTCGGTTCGATCATTCTGATGACGTCTATGCCCCACATTGAGAACGGTCAGGGCGCTGAAAGGGTGTTCAGGGGCACTGGTGGGGCGTGAATAttatcagcatatatttgacacttatgacatttctttacataattaaaacaatctttttctaGGGTTAGCCAATAATATCCGGCCTGGAGAATCTTTCTAGACATGGCGTGTCGATTCATACGGATCCCATAAGAACCATTGTGGATATCTTGTAGAATTTCTTTCGCCTCATTGACATCAACACATCTGAGGAGTACCATATCGTGATTCctcttatacaaaatattttcgttCACAAAAAAGCTCGCGGATAACCGTCTCAGAGTTCTTTTCTCATTCTCCAATATTCCAGGAGGATATTCTCTATTTATAAGATAATGTTTGATGTCGTGATACCACGGTTTTCCATCAGTTTCTTCTTCAATGACATGGCAGTATGCTGGATAATCTCGAATCTCCATTTTAATTGATGGGATTTCATCGTTTCGATTTATTTGGAACATAGATGATAAAGTAGCCAAAGCATCATCCAATTGATTGTCTTCTCGAGGGACATGGTGAAACGTGATTTAATCAAATTCTAAAGACAATTCTTTTATGTAGGTAAAATAAGGTATTAACTTCTTATCTCGAGTTTCCCATTCTTGGTTAAGCTGATTAATGACTAGGGCTGAATCTCCATATACTTCTAGAACTTTCGCTTTTGATTCCAAAGCTGCCAAAATTCCCATGGCACAAGCTTCATATTCTGCCATATTATtggtacaatcaaaacacaatcgcGTTGTGATCGGTATGAACTTTTTTTTTGGGAGATATTAAAACAACCCCAATCCCATGCCCCATTATGTTTGAGGCCTCGTCGAACAACAAGGTCCATTTTCCATCATCATATTCTTCAGACAAAACCATGATACTTTCGTCTGGGAATTCACATTGCATTGATTTATAATCATCAACAGGTTGATTAGCTAGATAATCTGATAAGGCACTCCCTTTGATGGCTTTCTGAGTAACATAGGtaatatcatattttgataaCATCATCTGCCATCGAGAAATTCTCCCTATGAGAGCGGACTTATCAAAAATGTACTTGATTGGATCCATTTTGGATATCAAATAAGTTGTATGGCAAAGCATGTATTGCCTTAAGCGATGAGCCGCCCAGGCTAAGGCACAACAAGTACGTTCTAAAATGGTATATCTTGTTTCAACAtctgtaaattttttacttagatAGTAAATGACATGTTCATTTTTTCCTGTTTCATCATGTTTCCCCAGTACGCATCCCATGGCACCGTCGAGGACTGTAAGATACATAATCAAGGGTCGGCCCAAAACTGGTGGGGCTAGAATTGGAGGCTTTTGCAAATACTATTGGATTTTTTCAAATGCATTTTGACATTCTTCGTTCCACACAACTGTTTGATTTTTccgtaaaagtttaaatatcgGTTCACAAGTAGCAGTTAGTtgtgatataaatcttgaaatataatttagtctcccaCGCAAACCGCAAACTTCTTTTTCTGTACTCGGGGAAGGCATTTCTACAATGGCTCGAATCTTATCGGGATCAACCTTTATTCCTCTCTAACTAACCACAAATCCCAATACTTTGCCCGATCTcacaccaaaagtgcatttgGAAGGGTTGAGCTTTAGCTTAAACTTTTTCTAAGTCTTTCGAAGAGTCTCTTTAGATCAATAATATGTTATTCTTCTGTTTGTGACTTAGCAATCATGTCATCTACATAAACTTCGACCTCTTTATGTATCATGTCATGGGATAGGGTTAAAATAGCTCTTTGGTAGGTTGCCCCAGTGTTCTTCAGACCAAAAGGCATTACTTTGTAACAAAATGTTCCCCAATGAGTGATGAAAGTCGTTTTATCCATATCTTCAGCTGCCATCTTAATTTGATTATACCCAGAGAAACCATCCATAAAGGAAAAGAGTGAATGGCGAGCCGTATTATCAACCAAAATATCAATGTGACGTAACAGGAAATAATCTTAAGGATTAGCTATATTAACGTCCCTATAATCGACACACATTCGTACTTTGCCATCCTTTTTTGGCACTGGTACAGTATTGGCTATCCATTGGGGATAATTTGCCACAGTGAGGAATCCTgcgtcaaattgtttttttacttcttccctgatttttaatgacatatcgGGCTTCATTCgccttaatttttgtttcactCGAGAAAAATCGGGTTTTAAGGGCAATTTATGCTCCACTATGCTAGTACCCAATCCAGGCATATCCTAATATGACCAGGAAAAAACATCTTTGTATTCATGTAGGAGTTGGATTAGTTTGTGATATACTTCTTTCTTTAAGATGGGGTCAACCTTaatttctttccttccttcttCCATCCCTAGATTAACAATTTATATCGGTTCCTCAAAGGGCATGATACCCTTGGCTTCCCGTTCTACCGCTCTTAACAAATCTAGAGGGGGTTCATAatttcttcattatctttttctttctGACTAACAAGATGGTTAAGATTATGCAACGAGATCTTAGTATAGTCGTCTGTGAATGAACTATTCCCAAATCTGCAGGATTCAAGGCTAGGATAAGGagaaagaaggagaagaaaaaaaataaaaaatagacaaaataaataataaaaaaaatggcgAATGAATATAAACATATGAAAGTGGTAAGAAAAaacaataagaaaacaaaatgagaatgcATTTATTGAAATTCAAAGTATTGGGAAAACAACATTGTGTCCATCCTAAATATAATGAAGCATCTTAAGGTCTTAGTAACAATAATAATGCTTTTAGAATTACATGGGAATTGCATTAAATTTTATAGGTGACTTGACTACTTTCCAATTCCTGATTTCTGCTCCTACACCACACGGACGAATCCAATTAGCCTCCCCATCAAACATGTCATCTTTAGTTGCCGCAATATGGATCTCACTTGTTGGTCTGGCACTTTGGAAACTCTGTCGGATGTCACATATGAGAATCCTTTCGATTCTTGGTTCTCGATTTTCAATTCGAgctaatcttttttcttttttctttttgaccAATCTCCGTTTGTCATCCCTGGTGGGTTTGTAGCCTAAACCCCCACTTATCTATATTTTCAAGAAGTTCCACCGGTTCTTTGAGCCCTTCTTCATCCTTCCCCAACTCGTGCCATGGATGGTGTCCTCTGCTCAACATGAACTTAGCCACCATAATAGTAGTGTTTGACATATGTGGTTCTATAGGTGTCGTCTCGACATAAGCGGTGTCCacgatttctagtgtttggaagGAAGTTTCTAGAGCGTCTTATGTTGTCTCAACATAAGGTGTGGTGGACAAATTACTCACCAACAAGTATCCTTCTCCTGACACAATTACCAATTGGTCATTTACCATATACTTCAAATTTTGGTGTAAGGTTGACAGCACTACGCCGGCAGAATGGATCCATGGCCTTCCCAATAAGCAACTATAAGCGGGTACAATATCCATCATGTGAAACATGATTTCAAATGTGACCGGACCTATTTGAACTGGGAGATCGATTTCCCCCATTACTTCTTTGTGACTCCCGTCGAAAGCTCTAACAACCATGGGACTTGGTctcatatatgtaccattacAAGGTAGTTTTGCtaatgttgattttgatatgacaTTCAGCGAGGAGCCATTGTCAATGAGGACTCTTGATATTATATGGTCGAGGCACATTACTGatatgtgtagtgctttattatgcctTCTCCCTTCGGTCGGCAGCTCATCATCTATGAAAGTTATGTGATTGTTGGTTgtgatgttatttatgatgcctCCAAATTTGTCCAAGGTGATGTCGTGAGTGACATGAGCCTCATTTAGTATTTTCATCAATAGCTTCTGGTGGGACTCAGAATTCATCAATAGGGATAACAGTGAAATCCTTGTAGGAGTATGGTTGAGTTGGTCGACTATTTTGTATTCACTCTAATCGATGATTTTGAGAAATTCCTGAGCTTCTTCATTAGAAACCTCTTTCTCATTTTCTACTTTCTCCTTTTCGACTTTCTTTTCCTCTTTATCTGTGTATGTCTTCTCAAACACCACTCTCATTTCTCTTTGTGATTTTCCTAGGGAGTATATCCGACCATTTCTAGTCATTCCTCCTATTCCTGAAACGTTCGTGACAGCGGTGGTTTTAGAGCTAGAAACATCTTTGTTCTTCTGTTTAGCTAGATGTACCTCTACATTATAGTTCCAAGGCACGACTTTGTTGTCTTTATATGAAAAAGGGCTTGGTATCTGAACTATTAAGGTCCTCAAATCACCGGGGGCATTCATACTTTCCTCCTTAGTGAAATGAATGACCAATGGCTTTGGGATGGTTATGCCAAGTTTTTCTTCTGATTGGGTTGCAATCATACCGTCATCCTTNNNNNNNNNNNNNNNNNNNNNNNNNNNNNNNNNNNNNNNNNNNNNNNNNNNNNNNNNNNNNNNNNNNNNNNNNNNNNNNNNNNNNNNNNNNNNNNNNNNNNNNNNNNNNNNNNNNNNNNNNNNNNNNNNNNNNNNNNNNNNNNNNNNNNNNNNNNNNNNNNNNNNNNNNNNNNNNNNNNNNNNNNNNNNNNNNNNNNNNNNNNNNNNNNNNNNNNNNNNNNNNNNNNNNNNNNNNNNNNNNNNNNNNNNNNNNNNNNNNNNNNNNNNNNNNNNNNNNNNNNNNNNNNNNNNNNNNNNNNNNNNNNNNNNNNNNNNNNNNNNNNNNNNNNNNNNNNNNNNNNNNNNNNNNNNNNNNNNNNNNNNNNNNNNNNNNNNNNNNNNNNNNNNNNNNNNNNNNNNNNNNNNNNNNNNNNNNNNNNNNNNNNNNNNNNNNNNNNNNNNNNNNNNNNNNNNNNNNNNNNNNNNNNNNNNNNNNNNNNNNNNNNNNNNNNNNNNNNNNNNNNNNNNNNNNNNNNNNNNNNNNNNNNNNNNNNNNNNNNNNNNNNNNNNNNNNNNNNNNNNNNNNNNNNNNNNNNNNNNNNNNNNNNNNNNNNNNNNNNNNNNNNNNNNNNNNNNNNNNNNNNNNNNNNNNNNNNNNNNNNNNNNNNNNNNNNNNNNNNNNNNNNNNNNNNNNNNNNNNNNNNNNNNNNNNNNNNNNNNNNNNNNNNNNNNNNNNNNNNNNNNNNNNNNNNNNNNNNNNNNNNNNNNNNNNNNNNNNNNNNNNNNNNNNNNNNNNNNNNNNNNNNNNNNNNNNNNNNNNNNNNNNNNNNNNNNNNNNNNNNNNNNNNNNNNNNNNNNNNNNNNNNNNNNNNNNNNNNNNNNNNNNNNNNNNNNNNNNNNNNNNNNNNNNNNNNNNNNNNNNNNNNNNNNNNNNNNNNNNNNNNNNNNNNNNNNNNNNNNNNNNNNNNNNNNNNNNNNNNNNNNNNNNNNNNNNNNNNNNNNNNNNNNNNNNNNNNNNNNNNNNNNNNNNNNNNNNNNNNNNNNNNNNNNNNNNNNNNNNNNNNNNNNNNNNNNNNNNNNNNNNNNNNNNNNNNNNNNNNNNNNNNNNNNNNNNNNNNNNNNNNNNNNNNNNNNNNNNNNNNNNNNNNNNNNNNNNNNNNNNNNNNNNNNNNNNNNNNNNNNNNNNNNNNNNNNNNNNNNNNNNNNNNNNNNNNNNNNNNNNNNNNNNNNNNNNNNNNNNNNNNNNNNNNNNNNNNNNNNNNNNNNNNNNNNNNNNNNNNNNNNNNNNNNNNNNNNNNNNNNNNNNNNNNNNNNNNNNNNNNNNNNNNNNNNNNNNNNNNNNNNNNNNNNNNNNNNNNNNNNNNNNNNNNNNNNNNNNNNNNNNNNNNNNNNNNNNNNNNNNNNNNNNNNNNNNNNNNNNNNNNNNNNNNNNNNNNNNNNNNNNNNNNNNNNNNNNNNNNNNNNNNNNtgtttgtgtcattggatgaacatttaggtcagttgcGTCCTTCCTTGTCtcattcttgttcaattagggtttgtaaccaatcttgtgcatccaataagttcatttatgtcattggatgaacatttaggtcattttcatcctccctatgtttattctagtccaattagtgtttttaaccaatcttgtgcatccaataggtgtgtttgtgtcattggatgaacatttagggcattttcgtcttcccttggcttattcttgcccaattagggtttttaaccaatcttgtgcaaccaataggtgtgtttgtgtcattagatgaacgtttaggtcattttcgtccttccttggctcattcttgtccaattagggtttgtaactgataaggatctcaagagcatgaagatgattcatattttaataaattaggataaactttatatattttaatttggtttgtattaattcttagtttgctttgatttggaattgtaatggttttattattgatttagtttttgttatgtgtaagtgaagatactttacttacttacattaagtttattttagagaaaaaaaaataagatgtaagactaatatgggcctagagaatggtgtcacttatgacccatttaggtttagagatagacttagtataaataagcatttgtaacctcatggagggcagattttgattattatttttgtgaggctttgctctctagagttcttgaaagaattcatcttgaacttatcaaggctgttaatccttgtggcgttctttttggcttatcaatctcaagattgtggcgccattttgttcctttgtttcattgctgaataataatattgagtttcctttacatcaaaccctaatactccaattctttcaattttcgtAATCAGTAACCagcgttcatatctcgagttctatatattgtttttcggtgattcaaaagcctaacttgcgtttcagaacgtcatctttcacctcgatttggaatcggccgaatcggagTTTCGCAGCGCCGTTTATCACGTTCTCCAGCCAAacgcgattttcactcaaatttgtaagtttccgacctagaacgatctttaaagtgaactatgactattAGGATCATATCAGGATGGTTATGCCAAGTTTTTCTTCTGATTGGGTTGCAATCATACCGTCATCCTTTTCCCAACGACCTATTTGAATGGTGCCTATGTTTATCAATTTTTGAAGTTCTTTTTTGAACTCATTGCATTCTTCCATGAAATGATCTTCATTGAACTGGAAAATGCATCTTGCTTTCCCATCGGCATTTCCTCAGATTAACCTAAATTTACATAACTCAGAGAAAATCAGTCCCATCGGGGCCTTAATTTTCTCGACCtcctttattaattaatgattttcttcGATTGCATTCACTATTGGCCCACCATGGACTGGTAGAGGATTATTTTTCATGCTAGGCtcgttttctttaaaattcaaccATCTAGCCTTAAGCAAATCGTGCACCTTAAATTTTAAAGCTATGCAATTTTTAGTAGAGTGTCGTACAGCTCCAGAGTGGTAATCACACACGGCGTTCGAGTCATATCCTTTCGGGTAGGGTAGTTCTATAGTTTTCCCTGGACATAGTGCAACCATAGAATTGCTAACCAGATGCGGTAATAACTCTGCATAGGTCATAGGGATTGGGTCGAAATGTACAAACTTCCTCCCACGATAGTTTTTCCCCTGACTTTTCATA
Protein-coding sequences here:
- the LOC140918861 gene encoding uncharacterized protein, encoding MNSESHQKLLMKILNEAHVTHDITLDKFGGIINNITTNNHITFIDDELPTEGRRHNKALHISVMCLDHIISRVLIDNGSSLNVISKSTLAKLPCNGTYMRPSPMVVRAFDGSHKEVMGEIDLPVQIGPVTFEIMFHMMDIVPAYSCLLGRPWIHSAGVVLSTLHQNLKYMVNDQLVIVSGEGYLLISGGLGYKPTRDDKRRLVKKKKEKRLARIENREPRIERILICDIRQSFQSARPTSEIHIAATKDDMFDGEANWIRPCGVGAEIRNWKDMPGLGTSIVEHKLPLKPDFSRVKQKLRRMKPDMSLKIREEVKKQFDAGFLTVANYPQWIANTVPVPKKDGKVRMCVDYRDVNIANP